In Bacteriovorax stolpii, a single genomic region encodes these proteins:
- a CDS encoding PKD domain-containing protein, whose amino-acid sequence MKIVEGVNVNINSIIKDDNTIKLNLNFYHSQAVKVRFKYKNKDIGIDRTVEVDMFIHAQEPYLTFNYGNRDIRGLVQFFDHDFDSSVIQRYEWDFGDNSPVVNTSTPTTLHRYSSPGNYEVSVKMYNSSSVMLYEKKSTAYVEDRIYFYTGGSDDLSIYNIYYNPTNYIGFKYVYIFEGDGTCYANDLEYLPTGNGVKPWMVFYNCSVGNLFP is encoded by the coding sequence GTGAAAATTGTAGAGGGAGTTAATGTAAATATTAATAGTATCATAAAAGATGACAATACAATCAAATTGAATTTAAATTTTTATCATTCTCAAGCTGTTAAAGTAAGGTTTAAATACAAAAACAAAGATATTGGGATTGATCGCACCGTGGAAGTGGATATGTTTATACATGCCCAAGAGCCATATTTAACTTTTAACTATGGGAATCGAGATATTAGAGGACTTGTACAGTTTTTTGATCATGATTTTGATTCAAGTGTAATCCAGCGTTACGAATGGGACTTTGGGGACAATTCACCAGTTGTTAATACATCAACACCTACAACTTTGCATAGATATTCATCTCCTGGAAATTATGAAGTAAGTGTTAAAATGTATAACTCCTCATCTGTAATGCTCTATGAAAAGAAATCGACAGCTTATGTGGAAGATCGGATTTATTTTTACACCGGAGGTTCAGATGATCTCTCGATTTACAATATCTATTATAACCCCACAAACTATATAGGATTTAAGTATGTATACATATTTGAAGGGGATGGTACTTGTTATGCTAATGATTTAGAATATCTACCTACTGGTAATGGTGTAAAACCGTGGATGGTATTCTATAATTGCTCAGTTGGTAATTTGTTCCCATAG